GAGGGCGAACTGCCGGGCGACGACTCGAAGCACCTGCAGGCGGATGGGCAGAAGCTGACGGATCGCTACGTCGGGCTGATCGACGAGCTGCTCAGGAAGAAGACCGCAGAGGTCATGGAGGTCTAGGCGCCCTCCGGACCGCGTCGGCGGCCCGGGGAAGTCCCTCGCACCGGACGCGGAGCCCGCTTGCCGAACCGTACGCCCACCGCGCAGGAGTTGATGGATCGCGGCAACCTGCCGCGGCACGTCGCCATCATCATGGACGGCAACGGCCGCTGGGCCAGGGCGCGGGGCGTTCCCCGGTTGATGGGCCACCGCGCCGGCCGCGAATCGGTGCGCGAAGTGGTGCGGGGTTGCGCGGCCCTCGGCATCGAGGTGCTGACGCTGTACACGTTCTCGGTCGAGAACTGGCAGCGCCCGCCGCGCGAGGTCGCCGCGCTGATGACGATCCTGCGCCAGACGCTCAAGGCGGAGCGTCGCGAGCTGCGCGAGCGCAACGTCCGCCTGCAGGTCATCGGCCGCGTCCACGATCTGCCGGCGCCGGTCCGGGAGGAGATCGCCCGCACGCAGGAGCACCTGGCGAGCAACACCGGCATGCTCCTGAACCTGGCGCTGTCCTACAGTGGACGCGCGGAAATCGTGGACGGCGTCCGGCGGCTGCTCGCCGACGCGCGGTCGCATCGCCTCGAACCGGCGAAAGTGGACGCGGAGCTGTTCGGAAGCTACCTGTACACGGCCGGCCTGCCCGATCCGGACCTGCTCATTCGCACGAGCGGGGAGATGCGCATCTCCAATTTCCTGCTCTGGCAGCTGGCCTACACCGAGCTCTGGATCACCGAGACGTTGTGGCCGGACTTTCGCCGCCGTCACCTGTTCGAGGCGGTCGCGGAGTACCAGACCCGCGATCGCCGATTCGGAAGGACGGACTGAAGCGGATGCCGGCGCCCCGATGACCCGGCCGCTGACCGAGCGCGGAACCCCGGCGGGGACGAACGGTCCCGCCAAGTCCGCGGCGTGGTCGCTGCGGCTGCGGGTCGCGAGCGGCGTGCTGTTCGTGCCGCTGCTCATCCTGCTCGCGACCGCCGGCGGCCTCGTCTTCCTGGGCTTCGTGATGCTGCAGGTGGCCATCGGCCTGAACGAGTTCTACGCGATGATGCGCGCCAAGGGCCTGCGGCCGAAAGCACTTCTCGGCTTCGCGTCCGCGCTGGGGCTGCTGGCGATCGTCTATCGCCCGCACACGCCGAACGTGGCCTTCCTCGCGACCGCGGTCCTGCTGCTGCTGCTCGCGGTCGCGCTGCGCCACCCGGAGCGACGCGGCATCGTCGAGGGCATGGCGGTCACCGTGTTCGGCGTCCTCTACGTGGGCTGGCTGTCGGCGCACTTCGTGCTGCTGCGCGAGCTGCCGTGGCGGGCCGGACTCGACTACGGCGATGGCGCGAAGCTCGTGCTGTTCGCGTTTCTCGTCACCTGGAGCTGCGACACCGGCGCCTACCTCGTCGGGCGCTGGCTCGGTCGCACCCGCCCGTGGGGCGCGATCTCCCCGAGAAAGTCGCTCGAGGGCTCGGCCGGCGGATTCGTCTTCGCGCTCGCCGCGTCGCTGATCGGCTCGCGGACCTTCATGCACGGCGCCTCGGGCATCGCCTGGCTCGGCACCGTGGACGCGCTCGCCGTCGGCGCGCTCGTCGGGATCTGCGGCCAGGTCGGGGATCTCGTCGAGTCGCTGCTCAAGCGCGATTCGCTGAGCGGTGATTCCTCGGACTTCATCCCCGGCCACGGCGGCATTCTCGACCGTTTCGACAGCCTCTACTTCGGCGCTCCGCTCGTCTACTGGTACCTGCGCGTGGTCGTCTTCCGCGTGCCATGAACGGCGGACCCGCAGCGGCAGTCCGCGACGTGGCGGTGCTCGGCTCGACGGGCTCGATCGGCGTGCAGACGCTCGAGGTCGCGGACCGCGAACCGGACCGCCTGCGGGTCACGGCCCTTGCGGCCGGATCGAACCTCGAGCGGCTGTGCGCGCAGGCGCGCCGCTGGCAGCCGACGTTTCTCGCCCTCGAACGCGCCGGCGACGAAGCGGCGGCGCGCGCGGCGCTGCGGGCGGCCTGCCCCGGTGCGCGGGTCGAGATCGGCGAGGGCGCGGCGGAGAAGCTGGCGCGCGAGTGCGGCGCCGGCGACGTGGTCAACGGCATCGTCGGCGCGGCGGGACTCGCGGCGTCGCTCGCCGCGCTCGAGCGCGGCGCCCGGCTCGCCCTCGCGAACAAGGAAACGCTGGTGGTGGGCGGCCCGCTCGTCCGGCGGGCGCTCGAGCGCGGAGGGGGGCGGCTGCTGCCGGTGGACAGCGAGCACAGCGCGGCGATGCAGTGCCTGCTCGGCCGCCCGCCCGCCGAGGTGGCCCTGCTCACGCTCACGGCCTCGGGCGGTCCGCTGCGGACGCACCCCGACTGGCGGCGCGCGAGCCGCGCCGAAGTGCTGGCCCATCCCGTCTGGGCGATGGGCGCGCGCATCACCTGCGATTCGGCCACGCTGTTCAACAAGGGTCTCGAGATCCTCGAAGCGCACTGGCTCTTCGACCTGCCGTGGGAACGGCTGGGCGCGGTCATTCATCCGCAGGCGCTGGTGCACGCCATCGCCACCTTCACCGACGGCTCGCTGATCGCGCAGGTCGCACGCGCCGACATGAAGCTGCCGATCCAGCTCGCGCTGTCGTGGCCGGAGCGCTGGTCGCCCGCCGTGCCCGCCGCCTCGCCGCTCGAGCTCGCGCGCCTCGACTTCGAGCCGGTGGAGCCGTCGCGCTTCCCCGCCTACGCGTGCGCGCTGGCCGCCGGCCGGCTGGGGGGCACCGCGCCGTGCGCGCTGAACGCCGCCGACGAGATCGCGGTCCAGGCGTTTCTCGACGGCGCGATCCCGCTGGGGCGCCTGCCGCGGATCCTCGAGAGCGTTCTCGACGCCCACGCGGTGGAGCCGGTCGAGTCGCTCGCGCAACTGCGCGCGGTGGACGCACGCGCGCGCGCGGACGCGCGCGCGGCGGTGTCGCGTGCCTGAGCCGGCGGGAGTCCGCGCCGCGGGCGCGGCGAAACGGACCGTCGCGCCGCCGGGGCCGGCATGAGCGACGTGACGCTCGCGATCCGCCTGCGCGCCCTGGGGGACGTCGTGCTGGTGACCCCGGCGCTGCGCTCGCTCGCCGGCGGTTGCCGGGAACTGCACGTCGTCACCGAGCCGCGCTTCGCGCCGCTGCTCGAGGGCCTGCCGTGGATCGCCCGCGTGTGGGGCGTCGAGCGCAGCGGCGCTTCGACGCGCGGGACGGCCGCCGCGCTGCGCCGGCTGCGCCCGCGCCGGGCGGTGGACTTCTTCGGCAACCCGCGCTCGGCGCTGCTCGCGCGAGCCAGCGGCGCGGCCGCCGTGTGGGGCTACGACCTGCGCGGCAGGCGGCACTTCTACACCGGCACGGTGCCGCGCGAGAAGCGCCTTGCGGGCGGCCGGCGCGAACCCGCGGTCGAGACGCACCTGCGGCTCGCCCGGGCGGCCGGGGGAGCGGCCGGCGACACGCGAACCGAGATCGCCGCGCCGCCGGCGGCCCGCTCGCTGGCGGAGCGGCTGCTGGCCGAGGCCGGCGTGCGCGAGCCGGGCCGGACGGTCG
The DNA window shown above is from Candidatus Eisenbacteria bacterium and carries:
- a CDS encoding isoprenyl transferase; its protein translation is MDRGNLPRHVAIIMDGNGRWARARGVPRLMGHRAGRESVREVVRGCAALGIEVLTLYTFSVENWQRPPREVAALMTILRQTLKAERRELRERNVRLQVIGRVHDLPAPVREEIARTQEHLASNTGMLLNLALSYSGRAEIVDGVRRLLADARSHRLEPAKVDAELFGSYLYTAGLPDPDLLIRTSGEMRISNFLLWQLAYTELWITETLWPDFRRRHLFEAVAEYQTRDRRFGRTD
- a CDS encoding phosphatidate cytidylyltransferase, whose amino-acid sequence is MTRPLTERGTPAGTNGPAKSAAWSLRLRVASGVLFVPLLILLATAGGLVFLGFVMLQVAIGLNEFYAMMRAKGLRPKALLGFASALGLLAIVYRPHTPNVAFLATAVLLLLLAVALRHPERRGIVEGMAVTVFGVLYVGWLSAHFVLLRELPWRAGLDYGDGAKLVLFAFLVTWSCDTGAYLVGRWLGRTRPWGAISPRKSLEGSAGGFVFALAASLIGSRTFMHGASGIAWLGTVDALAVGALVGICGQVGDLVESLLKRDSLSGDSSDFIPGHGGILDRFDSLYFGAPLVYWYLRVVVFRVP
- a CDS encoding 1-deoxy-D-xylulose-5-phosphate reductoisomerase codes for the protein MNGGPAAAVRDVAVLGSTGSIGVQTLEVADREPDRLRVTALAAGSNLERLCAQARRWQPTFLALERAGDEAAARAALRAACPGARVEIGEGAAEKLARECGAGDVVNGIVGAAGLAASLAALERGARLALANKETLVVGGPLVRRALERGGGRLLPVDSEHSAAMQCLLGRPPAEVALLTLTASGGPLRTHPDWRRASRAEVLAHPVWAMGARITCDSATLFNKGLEILEAHWLFDLPWERLGAVIHPQALVHAIATFTDGSLIAQVARADMKLPIQLALSWPERWSPAVPAASPLELARLDFEPVEPSRFPAYACALAAGRLGGTAPCALNAADEIAVQAFLDGAIPLGRLPRILESVLDAHAVEPVESLAQLRAVDARARADARAAVSRA
- a CDS encoding glycosyltransferase family 9 protein — its product is MSDVTLAIRLRALGDVVLVTPALRSLAGGCRELHVVTEPRFAPLLEGLPWIARVWGVERSGASTRGTAAALRRLRPRRAVDFFGNPRSALLARASGAAAVWGYDLRGRRHFYTGTVPREKRLAGGRREPAVETHLRLARAAGGAAGDTRTEIAAPPAARSLAERLLAEAGVREPGRTVGLLAAGSWPTKAWPVSHSAVLARELSAAGYEVLLLAGPGEAGVTRRLAGLAPEVRALPPCGVGPLVAVIARLRAVVGTDSGPRHVAAALGVPTFSWFGPTHPDTWNPPGDAHGFWATDLPCRACDLTACPHWNCLPSLSPGDGSALVLAHLERHARDGR